One segment of Aquimarina sp. BL5 DNA contains the following:
- a CDS encoding CHAT domain-containing protein: MGFGNFKSLLWVLMFLCLETQVLHSQQKTQTSKFLYDQLDYFLQNPSTPGLLRLSKITLSKENQLITEEDKLAWVILHANMGYYHNQFGNIPTAIVYYEKAWKTFNNNKLADYDIIENCLQLLGNLYIKIGDLQKAENTITNYLYLAEQSQNTPKIISAITNLSVAYNNKSNYQKAITILLKGEEIAPKNVNILTNLATNYLNSGSIEEARKYASKAISIDVTQVNAYQILAAIALENKELQNAKNYIHKAKLQLLKKPNTSARDIAKWQLAYIDILLSKSAYTEALKNLKEIYAYLLPEYSSDMDFPKKEILIADRILMKALDVQAYIHQQLEDPILTINALEAAFEVNSKLNTTYPLQNTKIIQHSQNRNRTETYIDLLYSLHTSTKDAKYVVKAFEAAENSKAPFVNEALLSKQLLIQYKNDSLVKRNNELTNELAAYDTYILKEKQKEDKADISQIQKWTSAYEMTSIDLKEVTQRLQKKYPNLLLKQEKVSLSALQEKLKQDDLTLIEYFFGKKTVYQFKIDANSIEITKTKDIEHFRIIIQDYIGYFNKAATITNNVKGFAESSFELYNILKVPNTKKIVIIPDGLLNFIPFETLLTKKTNVLSFEKMPFLLKSSIISYEISANKYLRSNSNNIKPKILGVFPVFENTNIELPFSLEEQSYMQQKFDGVFLKKEEATYARFLDEAKKHSILHLSTHAEAGSFSRPASIQFRDQNILVNQLYGLQLEADLVVLSACETGIGTLAKGEGPLSIGRGFQYAGVPNVLFSLWKVNDKTTSQLMHYFYQNLHLSNSYVHGLHKAKLDFLEAKEISNTQKSPYYWASFVYYGNYQSLTEEKSNWIFIIGGFLLIILFLFVIRQKLK; this comes from the coding sequence ATGGGATTTGGAAATTTTAAATCATTGCTATGGGTTCTTATGTTCCTATGCCTAGAAACTCAAGTACTCCACAGTCAACAAAAAACGCAAACTTCAAAATTCCTGTATGATCAGTTAGATTATTTTTTACAAAATCCATCTACACCTGGATTACTTAGGTTGAGTAAAATAACGCTATCCAAAGAAAATCAACTTATAACCGAAGAAGATAAATTAGCCTGGGTCATCCTTCATGCCAACATGGGATATTACCACAATCAATTTGGAAACATCCCAACAGCTATTGTCTATTACGAAAAAGCATGGAAAACATTCAACAACAATAAGCTCGCAGATTATGATATTATAGAAAATTGTTTGCAACTATTAGGAAACTTATATATCAAAATTGGAGATTTACAAAAAGCAGAAAATACGATTACTAATTATTTATATCTGGCTGAGCAATCTCAAAATACTCCTAAAATAATTTCAGCCATCACGAACCTATCTGTTGCTTATAACAATAAAAGTAATTATCAGAAAGCGATTACAATACTTCTAAAAGGTGAAGAAATAGCTCCAAAAAACGTAAATATCTTAACAAATTTAGCCACTAACTATCTGAATTCCGGATCAATAGAAGAAGCTCGAAAATACGCATCAAAAGCAATCTCGATCGATGTTACCCAGGTAAATGCTTACCAAATCTTAGCAGCAATCGCACTAGAAAACAAGGAACTACAAAATGCAAAAAACTATATCCACAAGGCAAAACTTCAGTTATTAAAAAAACCAAATACATCAGCACGAGATATTGCAAAATGGCAATTAGCTTATATAGATATTCTACTTTCTAAATCAGCATATACAGAAGCATTAAAAAATCTTAAAGAAATCTATGCGTACCTACTTCCTGAATATTCTTCGGATATGGATTTTCCGAAAAAGGAAATTCTTATAGCAGACAGAATCTTAATGAAAGCATTAGATGTACAGGCATATATCCATCAGCAATTAGAAGATCCTATTTTAACCATTAATGCGCTTGAGGCAGCTTTTGAGGTAAACTCAAAATTAAATACCACGTATCCATTACAAAACACAAAAATTATTCAGCATAGTCAAAACCGAAATCGTACCGAAACCTACATTGATCTTTTATACTCTTTACACACTAGCACAAAAGATGCGAAATATGTTGTAAAAGCATTTGAAGCGGCAGAAAATTCTAAAGCACCTTTTGTTAATGAAGCTTTACTATCTAAGCAACTATTAATACAATATAAAAACGATTCGTTAGTAAAGAGAAACAATGAACTTACTAACGAACTAGCAGCATATGACACCTACATCTTAAAGGAAAAACAAAAAGAAGACAAAGCCGATATCTCACAAATTCAAAAATGGACATCGGCATATGAAATGACATCTATCGACCTTAAGGAGGTAACTCAAAGGCTTCAGAAAAAATATCCCAATCTTCTTTTAAAACAAGAAAAAGTTTCACTTTCAGCGCTTCAGGAAAAACTAAAACAAGATGATCTTACTTTAATTGAATACTTTTTTGGCAAAAAAACTGTGTATCAGTTCAAAATTGATGCAAATTCAATTGAAATAACAAAAACTAAAGATATTGAGCATTTTAGAATCATCATCCAAGACTATATCGGTTATTTCAACAAAGCCGCTACTATCACCAATAATGTAAAGGGTTTTGCAGAAAGCAGTTTTGAATTATATAACATATTAAAGGTTCCAAACACTAAAAAAATAGTAATTATTCCTGATGGGTTACTCAATTTTATCCCTTTTGAAACATTATTGACTAAAAAAACTAATGTTCTGAGTTTCGAGAAAATGCCATTTTTACTCAAATCCAGTATTATCAGTTATGAAATTTCTGCAAATAAGTATTTGAGATCAAATAGTAATAATATAAAACCAAAAATTTTAGGAGTCTTCCCGGTTTTTGAAAACACCAATATAGAACTTCCTTTCTCTCTTGAAGAACAAAGCTACATGCAACAAAAATTTGATGGTGTGTTTCTAAAAAAAGAAGAAGCAACCTATGCACGTTTTCTGGATGAGGCAAAAAAACATTCAATTTTACATCTATCTACCCACGCAGAAGCAGGAAGTTTTTCAAGACCAGCCTCTATACAATTCAGAGATCAGAACATCCTAGTAAATCAGTTATACGGATTACAATTAGAAGCTGATTTGGTAGTACTAAGTGCTTGCGAAACTGGTATTGGCACTTTAGCCAAAGGAGAAGGCCCTCTTAGCATTGGCAGAGGATTTCAATATGCCGGAGTACCAAATGTATTGTTTTCGTTATGGAAAGTAAATGACAAAACTACTTCTCAATTAATGCACTATTTTTATCAAAATCTACATCTTTCTAACTCCTATGTCCACGGATTACATAAAGCAAAATTAGATTTCCTTGAAGCAAAAGAAATCTCTAACACCCAAAAATCACCATATTACTGGGCTTCATTTGTATATTATGGAAACTATCAATCTCTGACTGAAGAGAAATCAAATTGGATATTTATAATCGGAGGATTCTTATTAATTATACTATTTTTGTTCGTGATTCGACAAAAATTAAAATGA